In Methanothrix sp., a genomic segment contains:
- a CDS encoding ATPase produces MPDPKKKIEALIRALEELRLHVARKDLFIGDRRINSQLYFSIANACLRNRALLLYGGMGANKTTLINLLGSSFLSLPFSEVEDRMVTGHPEQTEEKMVGFLDPRQWMREEGGACTVLWTPWSKSRWKLINEVNRFPGGKQNLFLEILKKRKISYSGQVNEPGDTCYYLTMNPEFSATYPLDEALLDRISACVPAFQPDFLAGLALSEREREVWELAGELPGFTPQEFDSLPGLVAGKRLDPQVELAVLCLVRDFTLCERAPSYDKTQLSSARPSRGLCAGCHYSGNPEAICWQVDEGLSDRARQDLRSFCRAIAYLLDREADLEVLKAVAPYVIWHRINPVRSIIDRPPYYGARKLAFVAELVEKSINRTMNERMDMNLIFSRAVDGKRSISGAIEELSIFDDPIARLDFIPSLEEMR; encoded by the coding sequence ATGCCCGATCCAAAGAAGAAGATCGAAGCCCTGATCAGAGCTCTGGAGGAGCTGAGGCTGCATGTGGCGAGAAAGGACCTTTTCATAGGCGACCGCAGGATCAACTCCCAGCTCTATTTCTCCATTGCCAATGCCTGCCTGAGAAATCGCGCCCTTCTCCTCTACGGCGGGATGGGGGCCAACAAGACCACCCTGATCAATCTGCTCGGATCCTCCTTCCTATCTCTCCCCTTCAGCGAGGTGGAGGATAGAATGGTTACCGGCCATCCAGAGCAGACGGAGGAGAAGATGGTGGGCTTTCTCGATCCCAGACAGTGGATGCGGGAGGAGGGCGGGGCCTGCACAGTGCTCTGGACCCCCTGGTCTAAGTCCCGCTGGAAGCTGATCAATGAGGTCAACCGCTTTCCTGGTGGCAAGCAGAACCTTTTCCTTGAGATACTGAAAAAGAGGAAGATCAGCTATTCCGGGCAGGTCAACGAGCCAGGGGATACCTGCTATTACCTGACCATGAACCCCGAGTTCTCTGCCACCTACCCCCTGGACGAGGCTCTGCTGGATCGCATCTCCGCCTGTGTGCCCGCTTTTCAGCCCGATTTCCTGGCGGGGCTGGCCCTCTCCGAGAGAGAGAGGGAGGTCTGGGAGCTGGCTGGAGAGCTGCCCGGGTTCACCCCCCAGGAGTTCGACTCCCTGCCCGGCCTGGTGGCCGGAAAGAGGCTCGACCCTCAGGTGGAGCTGGCAGTCCTCTGCCTGGTGAGAGACTTCACCCTCTGCGAGAGAGCGCCCTCATATGACAAGACCCAGCTATCCTCTGCCCGCCCATCCCGGGGCCTGTGTGCAGGCTGCCACTACAGCGGCAATCCTGAGGCCATCTGCTGGCAGGTGGATGAGGGGCTATCAGATCGGGCGCGCCAGGATCTGAGATCCTTCTGCCGGGCAATCGCCTATCTCCTGGACAGGGAGGCCGACCTGGAGGTCTTGAAGGCAGTGGCCCCTTATGTCATCTGGCACCGCATAAATCCCGTCCGTTCCATCATCGACCGCCCTCCTTATTATGGAGCAAGAAAGCTTGCTTTTGTGGCGGAGTTGGTGGAAAAGAGCATCAACCGCACAATGAACGAGCGGATGGACATGAACCTCATCTTCTCCCGTGCAGTGGATGGAAAAAGATCGATCTCCGGGGCGATAGAGGAGCTATCGATCTTTGACGATCCCATCGCCCGGCTGGACTTCATACCCTCATTGGAGGAGATGAGGTGA